ACCATCCCCATGTAGATAATAACCCTGTCACCCTTTTGAACCCCTTTCTGCTTGAGCACATTTGCAAATTTTGAAACCTCCCTGTGGAGCTGAAGATATGTCAGGGTTCTTGTTTCTCCCGGTTCTCCTTCCCATATTATGGCAGCTTTATTCCGGGAATGTCCGTTTAGATGACGATCAATACAATTGTAACTAAGATTGGTTTTTGCTCCCACAAACCATTTCGATTCATACATCGAACCTTCCCTGACATGACTCCAGTATTTGAACCAGTGCAGCTCGTCGGCTACACTTCCCCAAAAGGCTTCGGGATTCAGAACCGACTCTTTGTAAAGCTTTTTGTATTCGTCAAGGGTTTTCACCACTGCCCTTTCACTGAATTCCTTCATAGGGTGGTAAATCTTCTTCAAAGAAGAGTTCATCTTAATGATCCGTTTTGTTTCTCTTTTGTCGTTCATCTCTGTTTCAATTTAAATTTCATATTGGTTATTCATTCGATCTTAATATGCGGTTATAATTTTACTTGCCGAAGAAATATTTCAAGGGGCGTTCAAGCCGGTTCGCCCAGGCAAGTTCGTTGTGACCTGCACCCCTGTCAAAATAGTAGTCAAAATTATCGCCGATTACATACCCCTTCTGTGCCAGAAGGCAAAACATCCTCTGCGCATCTTTTTTGCCGTCCTCTCCGCTGTCAAAATATATCTTGACATTTCTTCTCTCCTGTGTCGATTCCAGAATCTTGAAAATCGCATCATCTCCAAAGTAAAATGAAGAGGACAGACATCCCGCTTTTCCAAAAACATGGGGATATTTCCAAACCATCCTCAGAGAACACAACCCACCCATCGATGACCCCATTATGGCTGTGGCTTCCCTGTCGGGTATCGTTCTGAAGTTACTGTCGATAAAATGTTTCAGCTCTTCCACGATGAATTTGAGGTAGTAGTTGCCTTTCTCACTTTCACTGTATTCTTCCAGTCTTTCGTGAGTATTATAAATTCCGACTATAATTACTTCCTCAATTGCATTCTGCTTTATTAATCTCGTTGCTGTCTCATCCACCTGCCAGTCCTGTCCGGCAAATGATGTGGCAGGATCTATAATATTTTGCCCGTCGTGCATGTATAAAACCGGGTAATATCTGTGTCTGTCTTTTTTGTATGAAGGTGGAAGCCAGACGAGAAGATCCCGTTCTAATATCGGATAACGGCTTCTAAACTTCCGGTAATAAATCACAGAGCCAACTATTTCCGCTTTGCCGTTGTTTCTTCTATTAGCCAATCGTTATGATGTTTTTCTTTATTTGTTGATAAATTATTCTTTGGATAGACAAATTAAGAACCTTTGAGATGAAAAAAAAGGGATTTTAAGCTTTTTCACGATTGTTTTTTAATTTTTTATTTCTCAAATTTAAATTTTCTGATTTTTTTCACTTTTTTGACGAATCGAACCGAGATAATGAGCAAAAACGGTATTTTATGGACTGTGGCTGTTGTAGTGGTAATTGTTTTCAGTCTTGCGCAACCTCTTCTTAAAGGGACACAACCACTTTCAGGCACCATTGGAATCGAGGGGAAAAAAATAACCTACCTCTTTCCAAAAGAAATTGAAAGCGGTCAGGATTACCAGTTCCTCATCAGGAATGATAACCCGAAAGTTACAGGCTACTATATTTATCAAATACAGGGAGCCAAACCGGTAAAAAAAGAATTAACCGCCGGTGAAGGAGAACTTTCAGGAACCATACCGTCGCAGGCTCCAGGTTCGGTTGTCTCATACTCGGTCTTTTTAAGATATGGTGACAAAGAAACCCAGATTCCATATAAAACCACCCTTCAAACCGGATTCACGGGCAAGGTGAGCATCATCATTAAGGTTATTTATCCCCTGTTTCTCTTTCTTGGACTGCTTTTTGCATCAAGAAGCGGACTCGAATATTTTAATCCCGCTCCAAAATTCAAACTCTACACAATTTTTACAACCATCTTCTTCATCTGCTTGGGATTTTTTATCATACCCGTCAAAAACTTCATGTACCTCGCTCCCGCACCGGGAGTTGTCCCCGGACCAGCTTCCATGTTCACCATGGAAAGTATATTTTACCCGTTGCTCTGGATTTCTGTAAGCATTCTTGTTTTTTTCAGGATAAAACCGGGCGAGGTGCTTTTGGCAGGTTCACTTTTGACTTTTGCAGGTTATATTTTCCTGGGGTGAGATGTCCCACCCCGGGAACGATGGAATTCTAATAAATTTTGACGAGGTCGACTCCTCTGTAGTAATGGAGGAGGATCTCATCAAACGAGTATCCCTTTTCCGCCATTACTGCGGCTCCAATTTGACAGAGACCCACTCCATGACCCCAACCGGCGCCACGAATGAGAAATCCGGAAGGGATGCCATTTTCAACTTTTAGCGGCTGTACGACAAACGCAGACGAATAGAGGTGGGATTCAGAAAGAGCCCTGCGGATTTCAAGTTCCTTCCCGATTGTTATGGTTTTCTTCGTTCCCTCTATCCTGAGCTTGTATATCCTTCCCGACTCACCTCTTGCAAGGGGTGTCAACTGCAGGATATCTCCCAGATCGACATTCAATTTTTTCTTCAGTAAATCCTTCAGATTTTGCTGAGAGATTTCGACCTTCCATCTGTAAAAATCCACTGTTTCCTGATCGTAATGTAAAAGCACCTGTGAAAGTACAGATTTGTCTTTGGTATTGCAGAACGCCTCCGGCTCACCGAGTATCCATTTACTGGCGTTCGTCTCATCCTTCAGTTCAGTACTGAACTCATCCGGTTCATACTTGTAGTCGATAACTTTGCTAAGATATGGTACTTCCTTGTTCTCCCATACATAACCAAAAGCTTCTGAAACACCACCGCACGATTTTGAAAATCTTGCATCGCAGATTTCAGAACCTGACTTAAGAACGAGTCCCTTTGTTTCATCCACTGCCTTGCTCGCAGCCTCGGTAAAAATCTTAGTTATTCCCTGATACCGCTGGCAATGGTCATCGGCACATACATCAAAATCTTCATGATCCTCCCTGTCGTACCACCGGACGATTTCCTCGTCACTGATGATTATTCCTTTTTCTTTGCTGCTCAGATTTTTTTTGACATTCGATTGTTCAATCTGCGAAAGAAGCCAGCTCCTCGATATGACAGAATGAGCCTTTAAGAGGGAGACACTGCTTTTGGCACTCATCTCGGAGGATATTACACTTTTAAGGTATTCTTCAATATTGATGATATTGATCGCACATACTTTATCCCCTTTTCTGAGAAGTTTCAGGGCACCTTTGAAATTTTCCTTTTCTTTCCTCTCCCAGTGGAACTGAACGCCTATTACCACATCCTTGATCATGAAGTGTTCGGTCTCCGGAGAATTGGGGGTCAGAATGAACGATTCATCTTCAATCAGTTTTTTACCCGCTCCTTCAAGAACAAGTTTACCGTTCCTCACGACAGCCTGAAATACCCCGCTGAAAAAGTCTTCCTGATTATTTATGTAATAATCGCCGTAACAAGTAAAATTTATAACCGAATCGGTCAGTATTCCCACACTAATCAGTGGTTCGTCCATAAAACAATCCTTACAATGTAAATCGAAATTTGTATTTTAATATACAAAACCGTTCATAAAATTTTAATTATTCAGTAAAATTATCTTTTATATTTTTGTAACTTTCAATCAAAAAGTATTTCCAATGAAGAAAAAAGTCAAGATTATCGGATTCCCTATGGACCTCGGCGCCGGACGACGCGGTGTGGATATGGGTCCTTCTGCATTACGGATCGCCAACCTTAACGAAAAGCTGACAGAACTCGGCTATGATGTGGAAGATCACGGCGATATAGTTATTGAGATCATGGAGACTCAAAAGGTCAAAAATGACAAACTCAAGTATATCGATGAGATTGAAAGGACTTCACTAAAACTTGCAGAACTTGTGGAAGAAACCCTCGACAACGAAGACTTCCCGCTGTGTATAGGTGGAGATCATTCGATGGCTCTGGGTACTCTGGGAGGAATCTCTGCATACTGCAGAAAAAGAAACCTGCGACTGGGAGTGATCTGGATTGATGCTCATGCAGACATGAATACAGATGAGACCACACCTTCAGGAAATATTCACGGGATGTCACTTGCAGCTTCGATTGGCTTGGGATCACCGAGGCTGACAGAACTTTACTCCCCTGCTCCCAAGGTGCTCCCGGAAAACGCAGTGATTATCGGAGCACGGAGCATCGACACCGAGGAAAGACTCAATATCAAAAAAACCGGGATCACGGTTTACACAATGTCAGATATCGATAAACTCGGGATTCACCGCATAACATCAAGAGTATTAAAACAGTTTAAGAACAAGGTGGATCACATCCATGTCAGTTTCGATGTCGACAGTGTTGAACCGACTGTCGTACCCGGGGTTGGAACACCCGTTCCGGGAGGTTTGAGCTACAGAGAGGCTCATCTTCTGATGGAAACAATCGCAGAGTGTGGCTGTATGTCGTCTCTCGAAATCACGGAAGTTAATCCAATCCTGGATAATCAGAATGCCTCTGCAGTTTTTGCAGTCGATTTAATAGCATCAAGCATGGGAATGAGAATTTTGTAACCATGAACAACATTAAACAATTCATCGCTTTTGTTTTGTTAATCGGCTCGGTTATGTGGGGCCTCAAGGCATTCAATGTACTCGATATAACATTTCCATTCATCTTCTCGTTTTTATTTATCCTTATAGGGCTGGCAACCGTGGTTGTGGTGTTCGGGAAGCATGATATCCCTGCACTTCTGATCGGGACAACAATGTTTTTAATCGGGATTCTAATTTACCTCAATCAGAATTTTTATTCCATTCCGTGGGCGGATCTGCTGCTCCCGACTGCAATGTTTATGATTGGGGTGAACCTCATAGTACTCTTCCTGGATAATCCTAAAACTCCGCAGTTTCTTCTTGTTTCAGCGGTTTTTATTGGCTTCCCCTTCTTCTTCCTAAGCAAGGAAAATTCGATGACTGTAACTTCGATGCTGGAAGCCATTCTGGAAATGGCATCGAAATACTGGCTGATAATCTTCCTGGCAGCTATATCAGTGTTTTTTATTCTACTTCAGGGTAATTTCACAAGAAAAGACGACGAAGATCATCTCAGTTAGCCTGAGCTTTCATTATCAATAATCCACTCATAATGACAGTGTTCGACGGTGTTTCGCTGCCCGTCACATTTTCTTCCGTAAGAATCACTTTGAAGGTGCCTGTCTGTCCAAGGTCTGGGAGATTATTCAACTCAAAAAATTCGACATTCTGATCGGGGATGTTGATTCCGCCTGCCTTGACATATTTTTCACCTGTCTGAATCCAGAGTTGAAATCCTTTACCTGAATTGAACGACATTATATTCGAAAATTGAAGGAATCCTTTTCTTTCTTTTACACCATAGAAGAATTTCCCAAATGTCTCGGGAAAGTCGTCTGAACCATAAAGATTCACCAGACCGGC
This region of Bacteroidota bacterium genomic DNA includes:
- a CDS encoding alpha/beta hydrolase, which produces MANRRNNGKAEIVGSVIYYRKFRSRYPILERDLLVWLPPSYKKDRHRYYPVLYMHDGQNIIDPATSFAGQDWQVDETATRLIKQNAIEEVIIVGIYNTHERLEEYSESEKGNYYLKFIVEELKHFIDSNFRTIPDREATAIMGSSMGGLCSLRMVWKYPHVFGKAGCLSSSFYFGDDAIFKILESTQERRNVKIYFDSGEDGKKDAQRMFCLLAQKGYVIGDNFDYYFDRGAGHNELAWANRLERPLKYFFGK
- a CDS encoding SpoIID/LytB domain-containing protein, with protein sequence MDEPLISVGILTDSVINFTCYGDYYINNQEDFFSGVFQAVVRNGKLVLEGAGKKLIEDESFILTPNSPETEHFMIKDVVIGVQFHWERKEKENFKGALKLLRKGDKVCAINIINIEEYLKSVISSEMSAKSSVSLLKAHSVISRSWLLSQIEQSNVKKNLSSKEKGIIISDEEIVRWYDREDHEDFDVCADDHCQRYQGITKIFTEAASKAVDETKGLVLKSGSEICDARFSKSCGGVSEAFGYVWENKEVPYLSKVIDYKYEPDEFSTELKDETNASKWILGEPEAFCNTKDKSVLSQVLLHYDQETVDFYRWKVEISQQNLKDLLKKKLNVDLGDILQLTPLARGESGRIYKLRIEGTKKTITIGKELEIRRALSESHLYSSAFVVQPLKVENGIPSGFLIRGAGWGHGVGLCQIGAAVMAEKGYSFDEILLHYYRGVDLVKIY
- the rocF gene encoding arginase, translated to MKKKVKIIGFPMDLGAGRRGVDMGPSALRIANLNEKLTELGYDVEDHGDIVIEIMETQKVKNDKLKYIDEIERTSLKLAELVEETLDNEDFPLCIGGDHSMALGTLGGISAYCRKRNLRLGVIWIDAHADMNTDETTPSGNIHGMSLAASIGLGSPRLTELYSPAPKVLPENAVIIGARSIDTEERLNIKKTGITVYTMSDIDKLGIHRITSRVLKQFKNKVDHIHVSFDVDSVEPTVVPGVGTPVPGGLSYREAHLLMETIAECGCMSSLEITEVNPILDNQNASAVFAVDLIASSMGMRIL